The following are encoded in a window of Candidatus Limnocylindrales bacterium genomic DNA:
- a CDS encoding HAD-IIIC family phosphatase, which translates to MKTLSYSQIQEELSPEKLAPLPPLNITILRNITLEPIEPYLRYLGYQMGFNVRTRFGGYDRIFQEAAGEQKDLLNEETDCVLIFLKLETLSWSLARSFPGLSLEQIEVEKERIQDFFVKVLTGIRKQTSGMILWHGFELPVYPALGIIDPQRKAGQTALIQDLNQFLRDTLQQQPNAYFVDLNTCLIRIGARNFYDLRYWHIGKAPYSREALQEIAREVFKYLRPLKGKSKKCLVLDCDHVLWGGTIGEDGLAGIKLGKTYPGSAYYEFQQEILNLYHRGVILALCSKNNEEEVWEVFQKHPEMVLQKEHIATAQINWRDKATNLQQIAADLNIGLDSLVFMDDSDFEIHLIRQTLPEVTVIPLPRDRAIEYREILASCGLFETLALSEEDRNRGMMYRAEAARKQLQRESINLESYYASLEMVLEIRFADEFSIPRIAQLTQKTNQFNLTTRRYSDADIQRLSESDSADVIYLRLRDRFGDSGIVGVCILKYEADQAILDSFLLSCRVLGRGVEEAFLIQCLKRAKLKGSKVAMGEYRPTAKNGQVKDFYLNQAFKPVGVADQVYSFQMDLTTFTRCESQFFKHIDSEIDK; encoded by the coding sequence ATGAAGACCCTGTCCTATTCTCAAATTCAAGAAGAACTGAGTCCTGAGAAACTGGCTCCTTTGCCGCCCCTGAACATAACTATTTTACGCAATATTACCCTGGAACCTATAGAACCCTACTTACGTTATCTGGGTTATCAAATGGGATTCAACGTTCGGACCCGGTTTGGTGGATATGATCGGATTTTTCAAGAAGCTGCGGGGGAACAAAAGGATCTGTTAAATGAGGAAACCGATTGTGTTCTTATCTTTCTGAAACTAGAAACCTTATCCTGGAGCCTGGCCAGAAGTTTTCCCGGTCTGAGCCTGGAGCAGATTGAGGTCGAAAAAGAAAGGATCCAAGATTTCTTTGTGAAGGTTTTGACAGGTATCCGCAAACAAACTTCGGGCATGATCCTGTGGCATGGTTTTGAGCTTCCGGTATACCCGGCTTTAGGGATTATAGACCCTCAGCGAAAAGCTGGACAAACCGCCCTTATTCAGGATTTAAACCAATTTTTGCGGGATACCCTCCAACAGCAGCCCAATGCTTATTTTGTGGATTTGAACACCTGCCTGATCCGGATAGGCGCCAGGAACTTTTATGATCTTCGATACTGGCATATCGGTAAAGCTCCCTACTCTCGGGAAGCCCTGCAGGAGATAGCCCGGGAGGTATTTAAATATCTTCGGCCCCTTAAAGGTAAAAGCAAAAAATGTCTGGTTCTGGATTGTGATCATGTTCTCTGGGGTGGAACCATCGGCGAAGATGGGCTTGCGGGCATCAAGCTCGGTAAAACTTATCCCGGCTCTGCTTATTATGAGTTTCAACAAGAGATTTTAAATCTCTATCATCGCGGCGTTATTCTCGCGCTTTGCAGTAAAAACAATGAAGAAGAGGTATGGGAAGTATTCCAAAAGCATCCGGAGATGGTCCTTCAAAAGGAGCATATTGCTACGGCCCAGATTAACTGGCGGGATAAGGCCACCAACCTTCAGCAGATTGCTGCAGATTTAAACATCGGTCTGGATAGTCTCGTTTTTATGGACGATAGTGACTTTGAAATCCATCTGATCCGTCAGACCCTTCCCGAAGTGACCGTTATCCCATTACCTCGGGATCGAGCCATTGAATATCGGGAGATCCTGGCTTCCTGTGGGTTATTTGAGACCTTAGCCCTCTCAGAAGAAGATCGTAACCGCGGGATGATGTACAGGGCTGAAGCCGCTCGTAAGCAGCTTCAAAGGGAAAGTATAAATTTAGAGAGCTATTATGCTTCCCTGGAGATGGTTTTAGAGATTCGCTTTGCAGATGAGTTTTCCATCCCTCGCATTGCGCAATTGACCCAGAAAACCAATCAATTTAACCTTACCACCCGGCGTTATTCCGATGCAGATATTCAACGATTGAGTGAAAGCGATTCTGCCGATGTAATTTATTTAAGGCTTCGAGATCGATTTGGAGATTCCGGCATCGTAGGGGTTTGTATTCTAAAATATGAAGCAGATCAGGCGATCCTGGATAGTTTCCTACTCTCGTGTCGAGTACTGGGAAGAGGGGTTGAGGAGGCTTTTCTTATTCAGTGTTTGAAACGGGCTAAGTTGAAAGGAAGTAAAGTCGCGATGGGTGAGTATCGGCCGACCGCTAAGAACGGTCAGGTCAAGGATTTCTATCTGAATCAGGCTTTTAAACCCGTCGGAGTGGCTGATCAGGTTTACTCCTTTCAAATGGATTTGACGACCTTCACACGGTGCGAATCTCAATTCTTCAAACACATCGATTCTGAGATCGATAAGTAG
- a CDS encoding acyl carrier protein, with the protein MKERVFQIVSQVLGLPLDQIHEQSSPENIEAWDSLKHMNLILALEEEFGVQFTDEKIVEMLSVKLIMEAVEELLPQVKNDSQR; encoded by the coding sequence ATGAAAGAAAGAGTGTTTCAGATAGTGAGTCAGGTTTTAGGACTCCCCCTAGATCAGATCCATGAACAATCCTCTCCGGAAAATATTGAAGCATGGGATTCCCTGAAGCATATGAACCTGATACTGGCTTTGGAAGAAGAATTCGGAGTCCAATTTACCGATGAGAAAATCGTAGAGATGTTAAGCGTAAAACTGATTATGGAAGCCGTAGAAGAACTTTTACCCCAGGTAAAAAATGATTCCCAACGTTAA
- a CDS encoding acyltransferase: protein MIPNVKHIISHYSLKEFLIRGAEEYIWWIIRNWPGFEGVVLRYLFLKCTTKRLAGFCWISRGCTIVNSYGLSIGKNFATNQNVLIDALGGIEIGDNTGIGPNCVIIAQEHSMLSKEGYASRQAYRRKSIKIGSNVWIGSNCFIKAGVTIGDHAVIGACSNVITDVPANGRVIGSPARPYVEVMREFLSKKDSIYGIQPDHDGKK from the coding sequence ATGATTCCCAACGTTAAACACATAATATCCCACTATAGCCTCAAGGAGTTTTTGATCCGGGGTGCAGAGGAATATATCTGGTGGATTATCCGGAATTGGCCGGGGTTTGAAGGTGTTGTTCTCAGATACCTGTTCCTTAAATGCACGACGAAAAGGCTGGCCGGATTTTGTTGGATCAGCCGGGGTTGTACCATTGTAAACAGTTATGGGTTATCTATAGGAAAAAACTTTGCGACGAATCAGAATGTGCTCATCGATGCGCTAGGCGGTATTGAAATCGGAGATAATACCGGTATAGGTCCGAATTGCGTGATTATAGCCCAGGAGCACTCCATGCTCAGCAAAGAGGGTTATGCCAGTAGACAGGCTTATAGAAGGAAATCTATTAAGATTGGATCTAATGTGTGGATCGGTTCAAACTGCTTTATCAAAGCGGGAGTGACCATTGGGGATCATGCTGTGATCGGAGCCTGTTCCAATGTTATCACCGATGTACCGGCAAACGGAAGAGTGATCGGTTCCCCGGCGAGACCCTACGTGGAAGTGATGCGAGAATTCCTGTCAAAGAAAGACTCGATTTACGGGATCCAACCCGATCATGATGGAAAGAAATAA
- a CDS encoding NAD(P)-dependent oxidoreductase: MANILVTGSKGTLGRPLVRELRRRGHNVWGCDLQHQPDQQYYRADVANYRQLERVFEQRYDYVYHLAAEFGRINGEEYYDTLWQTNVIGTRNILELQRKHGFKLIFASSSEIYGDRHQDILHENIPLHHSIIQHNDYATTKWVNEIQIMNFEKRYGNPCVRLRFFNAYGPGEYYHNYRSVVCLFVYRALHGLPYQVYEGYHRVFMYIDDFIPTLAKVCDNFIPGEVYNIGGEEFRSVRELSDLILRYLGKDDSLVTYLPEDKHNVQNKRPDITKAKKDFGHNPKTTLEEGVPKTIEWMKQVYKVGDRSDLPWELVHS, translated from the coding sequence ATGGCAAATATTCTTGTTACCGGCTCTAAAGGGACCCTGGGTCGACCCCTGGTCCGCGAGTTAAGACGACGCGGGCATAACGTTTGGGGTTGCGACCTGCAACATCAACCGGATCAGCAATACTACCGTGCAGATGTAGCCAATTATCGACAATTGGAGCGCGTTTTCGAGCAGCGATATGATTACGTCTATCATTTAGCGGCTGAATTCGGGCGTATTAACGGAGAAGAGTACTATGATACGCTCTGGCAAACCAATGTAATCGGAACCCGTAATATCCTGGAATTACAGCGTAAACATGGATTTAAACTTATCTTTGCAAGTTCTTCAGAAATTTATGGAGACCGCCATCAAGATATTCTGCATGAAAATATTCCCCTTCACCATTCCATCATTCAACATAACGATTACGCCACTACAAAATGGGTCAATGAGATCCAAATTATGAATTTCGAGAAGCGCTACGGGAACCCCTGTGTGCGTCTCCGTTTTTTCAACGCTTACGGTCCTGGTGAGTATTATCATAACTACAGAAGTGTAGTTTGCCTCTTTGTTTACCGGGCTTTACACGGATTACCCTATCAGGTCTATGAAGGTTACCACAGGGTCTTCATGTACATCGATGATTTTATCCCCACCCTGGCCAAGGTTTGTGATAATTTTATCCCAGGGGAAGTATATAATATCGGGGGGGAGGAGTTTCGTAGCGTTCGTGAATTGAGTGATTTGATTCTCCGATATCTGGGTAAAGATGATAGTCTGGTCACTTACCTACCGGAAGATAAACACAACGTACAGAATAAGCGCCCAGATATCACGAAAGCTAAAAAGGATTTTGGTCATAATCCCAAAACCACCCTCGAGGAAGGAGTACCCAAGACTATTGAATGGATGAAACAGGTCTATAAGGTAGGAGATAGAAGCGATCTACCCTGGGAGTTAGTACATTCATGA
- a CDS encoding polysaccharide deacetylase family protein, translating to MIHLDLDGGTQIYRIHGWSYEAQDDPLFETGLQQALDFFDKVKVRATLFVIAEDLNHPGKCGLIKEAVKRGHEIASHSFTHRKLTTLVFEEKRREIFESRERIMTGLGVEVFGFRAPDFDIDREVLELVDRAGYLYDSSLFSDVRFARKVGVTGLSRLPHRPLENRSLVELPLPGYAPLPLPFHPCYSLVLGTWYFRLGLRKFRRTGTPLVLLFHLTDFADPLPTHRLTGWKSRLFTLSHMKGEPKRHRCEEMLEIVRREYTFVDTRALVQNVTTAPPGAQASCLQNG from the coding sequence ATGATACATTTGGATCTGGATGGGGGAACCCAGATTTATCGCATCCATGGGTGGTCTTATGAAGCCCAAGATGATCCGCTTTTTGAGACGGGTCTACAACAGGCTCTGGATTTTTTTGACAAAGTCAAAGTGCGGGCCACACTATTTGTTATTGCCGAAGACCTGAACCATCCTGGTAAGTGTGGGTTGATTAAAGAAGCTGTGAAACGAGGTCACGAAATAGCTTCCCATTCGTTTACCCATCGAAAATTAACCACTCTTGTTTTCGAGGAAAAACGTCGTGAGATTTTTGAGAGTCGGGAACGGATTATGACCGGGTTGGGCGTCGAAGTCTTCGGGTTTCGAGCACCTGACTTCGATATTGATCGGGAGGTACTGGAACTGGTGGATAGGGCTGGATACCTTTATGACTCGTCGCTATTTTCAGATGTCCGGTTTGCCCGGAAGGTTGGGGTTACCGGGTTAAGCAGGTTGCCCCATCGTCCACTGGAGAATAGATCACTTGTAGAATTACCTTTGCCCGGGTATGCCCCTCTTCCTTTACCCTTTCATCCCTGCTATAGCTTAGTTTTGGGTACGTGGTATTTCCGTTTAGGTTTACGAAAATTCCGACGAACGGGTACCCCCCTGGTATTATTATTTCACCTGACAGATTTTGCAGATCCTCTTCCAACCCATCGATTAACCGGCTGGAAATCCAGGTTATTCACGTTATCCCATATGAAGGGTGAGCCCAAGCGCCACCGGTGTGAAGAAATGTTAGAAATCGTCCGCCGTGAATACACGTTTGTTGATACCCGGGCTCTGGTCCAGAATGTGACAACTGCTCCACCGGGAGCGCAGGCGTCTTGCTTGCAAAATGGCTAA
- a CDS encoding bi-domain-containing oxidoreductase translates to MKIVVQNLKNGKLQVDEVPPPALQPGGILVRVRRSLISLGTERAIMALANKGPIGKALDRPDLARKVLNKARQEGYWNTYQVVKNLISSPIPLGYSCAGEVIEAGKEAIGFHVGDRVACAGLNYANHAEVNYIPRNLAVKIPEGLSYDEACFVTLGAIALQGVRLAEIELGEKVVVMGLGLVGQIAAQLARCAGATVLATDLDPYKVELAARLGAHRTVGDPKNLVSAVAEFTGGQGADAVLICAATKSDEPVRQAAEISRLKGRVIIIGDVGMHIERRPYYEKELKMVVSRSYGPGRYDPAYEIHGLDYPLPYVRWTEGRNMSAFLELVARNDVKIGPLITHRFPIDEAESAYQLVTGEKQESAIAIVLEYPGESSKPSRITLPSYSSRPIGRPIRIGVIGAGQFAKGILLPAFARQKSVRFHAFCTSSGFTSKSVAEYYGAGYCTSDPTDIIQDKEIDAVVIATRHNLHAPLTLDALRAGKAVFVEKPLALTPESLAEICRVVRSLERPRLMVGFNRRFAPLAVQCKEFFASCKEPVFVMYRINAGSLPKDSWVSDPVEGGGRILGEVCHFVDTICFLTGALPQRIFAEPLISLTHPTSDRDSITITLHLSNHSIGVIHYLANGDPTVSKEYLEMFGGQRTAILDNYRSLSLHAGNRRRRHRLFNQAKGHREEVSAFIKALETGSPMPIDFETLVAVTQTTFLIHRSLDTGNPIDYQLPTTNST, encoded by the coding sequence ATGAAAATCGTTGTGCAGAATCTCAAGAACGGAAAACTTCAGGTAGACGAAGTTCCTCCGCCAGCTTTACAACCGGGCGGTATTTTGGTTCGTGTTCGGAGATCCCTTATCAGCCTGGGTACGGAAAGAGCCATCATGGCCCTCGCCAACAAAGGGCCCATCGGAAAGGCCTTGGACCGTCCAGATCTCGCGCGTAAAGTTCTCAACAAGGCCAGGCAAGAGGGTTACTGGAATACCTATCAGGTGGTAAAAAATCTCATCAGCTCGCCGATTCCGTTGGGGTATTCCTGCGCGGGAGAAGTAATTGAAGCGGGTAAGGAAGCCATCGGGTTCCATGTCGGAGATCGGGTAGCCTGCGCCGGGCTTAATTACGCAAACCATGCAGAAGTTAACTACATACCTCGTAATCTGGCGGTCAAAATCCCGGAGGGATTATCCTATGATGAGGCCTGCTTTGTAACCCTTGGTGCGATTGCCCTGCAAGGGGTGCGACTGGCAGAAATCGAGCTGGGAGAGAAGGTCGTAGTGATGGGGCTTGGTCTGGTGGGTCAGATCGCTGCCCAGTTGGCCCGGTGCGCCGGTGCAACGGTGCTTGCCACAGACCTTGATCCCTATAAAGTCGAGCTGGCAGCCAGGTTAGGAGCCCACAGGACGGTGGGAGATCCTAAGAATCTGGTCAGCGCCGTTGCGGAGTTTACCGGCGGACAAGGGGCCGATGCGGTGTTGATCTGTGCAGCTACGAAGTCGGATGAACCTGTTCGACAGGCCGCGGAAATTTCTCGACTTAAAGGTCGGGTCATTATAATCGGAGATGTGGGAATGCACATCGAACGTCGCCCCTATTATGAAAAAGAGCTTAAAATGGTTGTAAGCCGTTCCTACGGTCCCGGGCGATACGATCCGGCTTATGAGATCCACGGCCTGGATTATCCCCTTCCGTATGTTCGATGGACAGAAGGGCGTAATATGTCGGCGTTTCTGGAGTTGGTAGCCAGAAACGATGTCAAAATCGGCCCTCTGATTACCCATAGATTTCCCATCGATGAAGCCGAATCGGCTTATCAACTGGTAACGGGAGAAAAACAAGAGTCGGCCATCGCCATTGTACTCGAGTACCCGGGTGAATCCTCGAAGCCTTCGCGTATAACCCTACCTTCTTACTCATCTCGCCCTATCGGGCGTCCGATTCGTATCGGGGTCATCGGTGCCGGGCAATTTGCAAAGGGGATTTTACTACCTGCCTTCGCCCGCCAAAAATCCGTACGATTCCACGCGTTTTGTACGTCATCGGGGTTTACCAGCAAGAGTGTGGCAGAATATTACGGTGCAGGCTATTGCACCAGTGACCCAACCGACATTATCCAGGATAAAGAAATCGACGCCGTGGTTATTGCAACCCGACACAACCTGCATGCTCCGTTGACCCTCGACGCCCTGCGGGCCGGAAAGGCTGTTTTTGTTGAGAAACCCCTTGCACTCACACCGGAATCCTTAGCCGAAATCTGCCGGGTGGTACGATCCCTGGAAAGGCCACGCCTGATGGTCGGATTCAATCGCCGCTTTGCCCCTTTAGCCGTTCAATGCAAGGAGTTTTTCGCTTCCTGTAAGGAACCTGTATTTGTGATGTATCGTATTAATGCGGGGTCTCTCCCCAAAGATAGCTGGGTTTCCGATCCGGTGGAGGGAGGAGGTCGTATTCTGGGTGAAGTGTGTCACTTTGTAGATACCATCTGCTTCTTAACGGGAGCTTTACCCCAACGTATTTTTGCCGAACCCTTGATCTCTTTAACCCATCCCACCTCAGATCGAGATAGTATTACCATCACACTACATCTGTCCAATCATTCCATCGGAGTGATCCATTATCTGGCTAACGGAGACCCCACCGTTTCAAAGGAATACCTGGAAATGTTTGGCGGGCAGCGCACGGCGATCCTGGATAATTATCGAAGTCTCTCACTGCACGCCGGAAACCGCCGTCGTCGGCATCGCTTATTTAATCAAGCCAAGGGTCATAGGGAAGAGGTATCTGCCTTTATAAAAGCCCTGGAAACAGGAAGTCCCATGCCCATAGATTTTGAAACCCTTGTCGCGGTTACGCAAACGACCTTTCTCATCCATCGGAGTCTGGATACCGGAAACCCTATAGACTATCAATTACCAACGACCAATTCAACCTAA
- the asnB gene encoding asparagine synthase (glutamine-hydrolyzing), with product MCGLCGYVGIKEEGLLESMTEALRHRGPDSVGYFKADGVGLGHRRLSIIDVAGGHQPMENEDGSLVLVYNGEIYNYQPLREELLRRGHIFRTKSDSEVILHLYEESGPECLQRLNGIFAIAIYDKKKRQLFLARDRFGVKPLYYLHLPGRCFLFASEFKSILRYKGFEPTLNPQAIHEYLTLRYVPGPGGMFTELRKLPAAHYAIVQNGQVTLKQYWQPELFGGPFKGTEEEYLEGFAEHFERSVRMQLISEVPLGVYLSGGLDSSAITAVTARLVSKPVRTFTVGFNYEHDELAEAAETARLLGCEHTEIACRISDIELLPKIIYHLDEPIGDPIVIPMYQLAREAKRQVTVILAGEGADEILGGYLFHKALLAGHQMTRIIPGPIRRALLPPVLSMIPAGLLNLAFSYPASLGRRGKLKVLDFLNLLEPWQLPEAYSHLISLFDARDTVELYTEDFKKSIPFFPKTPDRAKPFSERDLEVLDSPAPYLNRIIHLQFSHWLPDDILMKQDKMSMAHGIEARVPFLDHELVEYVLRLPPWLKIRLGKSKYILRQYARRILPKKITSRRKMPFYVPIEKYFSEPKFQELMYDTLSERSIRIRGILRPEAVSKLRQAMHRGEFVFVKQVFSLIVLELWFRIAVDRQGST from the coding sequence ATGTGCGGACTTTGTGGGTATGTTGGAATTAAAGAAGAAGGTCTTTTGGAAAGTATGACGGAGGCTTTACGCCACCGGGGACCTGACAGTGTGGGTTACTTTAAGGCCGATGGGGTAGGCTTGGGGCATCGTAGATTAAGTATCATCGATGTGGCGGGGGGGCATCAACCCATGGAGAATGAAGATGGGTCCCTGGTCCTGGTCTATAATGGGGAGATTTATAATTATCAACCTCTCCGTGAAGAATTGTTACGGCGAGGGCATATCTTTCGAACGAAATCGGATTCTGAAGTCATTTTGCACCTTTATGAGGAATCAGGACCGGAATGCCTACAACGATTGAATGGAATCTTTGCCATTGCCATTTATGACAAGAAAAAACGGCAACTGTTTCTGGCCCGGGATCGATTCGGTGTAAAACCGCTCTATTACCTGCACCTACCGGGCCGCTGTTTTTTGTTTGCCTCTGAGTTCAAATCAATTCTGCGTTATAAGGGGTTTGAACCTACCCTGAATCCCCAGGCCATTCATGAATATCTGACCCTTCGTTATGTGCCGGGTCCTGGTGGAATGTTTACAGAACTCCGGAAACTTCCGGCTGCACATTATGCCATCGTTCAGAACGGACAGGTCACCTTAAAGCAGTACTGGCAACCCGAACTATTCGGGGGACCTTTCAAAGGTACAGAAGAAGAATATCTGGAAGGTTTTGCCGAGCATTTTGAACGAAGTGTTCGCATGCAGTTAATTTCAGAAGTCCCATTGGGGGTCTATTTAAGTGGAGGATTAGATTCCAGCGCAATTACAGCGGTAACGGCCCGGCTGGTTTCAAAACCGGTTCGTACATTTACCGTAGGCTTTAACTATGAGCATGATGAGCTGGCTGAGGCGGCTGAAACCGCCAGACTTCTGGGATGCGAACACACCGAAATTGCCTGTCGGATCTCGGATATCGAATTACTCCCTAAGATTATTTATCATCTGGATGAACCCATTGGAGATCCCATCGTCATTCCCATGTATCAACTGGCGCGTGAAGCAAAAAGGCAGGTTACAGTTATCTTGGCCGGTGAAGGAGCCGATGAAATACTGGGGGGATATCTGTTCCATAAAGCACTCCTGGCCGGTCATCAAATGACCCGTATTATCCCAGGCCCTATCCGGCGTGCCCTTCTACCCCCGGTCCTGTCCATGATCCCGGCTGGATTACTTAACTTAGCCTTCAGCTACCCGGCCAGTTTAGGCCGACGAGGTAAACTTAAGGTCCTGGATTTTCTTAACCTTTTAGAACCCTGGCAATTACCAGAAGCTTATAGCCATCTTATCTCCCTGTTTGATGCACGGGATACGGTGGAACTTTACACGGAAGATTTTAAAAAATCCATTCCTTTTTTTCCCAAGACTCCAGACAGAGCTAAACCCTTCTCTGAGAGAGATCTAGAGGTTTTGGACAGCCCGGCGCCTTATCTGAACCGTATTATCCACCTGCAGTTTTCCCACTGGTTGCCCGATGATATTCTTATGAAGCAGGATAAGATGTCTATGGCCCACGGTATCGAAGCCCGTGTTCCTTTTTTAGACCATGAATTGGTCGAGTATGTGCTCCGGTTACCTCCGTGGTTAAAAATTCGTTTGGGGAAATCCAAGTATATCTTGAGGCAATACGCCCGGCGAATTTTACCGAAAAAAATCACATCTCGCCGGAAAATGCCCTTTTATGTCCCTATAGAGAAATATTTTTCCGAACCTAAATTCCAAGAGCTCATGTACGATACTCTTTCCGAGAGGTCAATCCGTATCCGCGGCATCCTACGACCGGAAGCCGTTTCGAAACTTCGTCAAGCCATGCATCGCGGTGAATTCGTGTTTGTCAAACAAGTATTTAGCCTTATCGTCCTGGAGCTCTGGTTCCGAATAGCTGTGGACCGTCAAGGTAGTACCTAA
- a CDS encoding glycosyltransferase family 2 protein, translating to MDISVICPFYNEVEIIEQAIQQLLDQLKLLDGEWELILVNDGSTDNSGQIAQQIAKDCPNLRVLGYPYNRGRGYALRTGIAAARGNIIITTEIDLSWGETIIQDLIGAMRKWPDADMIVASPNLPGGGYKNVPFKRVWLSRVGNRIIRACMANAATMNTGMTRAYRREAIQSLPLYEDGKEFHLEVMLKAIAFGFKIREIPAILEWKEYKYRGRRIERKSSSKVNKLIVSHSLFSVLANPVRYVWAMSLISMLLGIISFIGAVILFYLKMVSAYTALMSFSLMILAILLFVLGVVVKQGNMIQRELWILQRYQLSLLHDRDKDPV from the coding sequence ATGGATATTTCGGTTATTTGCCCGTTTTACAATGAAGTAGAAATTATTGAGCAGGCTATCCAGCAACTCCTGGATCAACTCAAACTATTGGACGGAGAATGGGAGTTGATCCTTGTTAATGATGGCTCCACGGACAATTCAGGTCAGATTGCCCAACAAATCGCCAAAGATTGCCCGAATTTGCGTGTACTGGGTTATCCTTATAACCGCGGTCGTGGTTATGCCTTGCGAACGGGAATTGCAGCAGCCCGGGGTAACATTATCATAACCACCGAAATAGACCTGTCCTGGGGTGAAACCATCATCCAGGATCTCATCGGAGCAATGCGGAAATGGCCGGATGCCGACATGATTGTGGCCAGCCCGAATTTACCAGGAGGCGGTTATAAGAATGTTCCTTTTAAACGGGTATGGCTCAGTCGGGTCGGTAATCGCATCATCCGAGCTTGTATGGCCAATGCCGCCACTATGAATACGGGTATGACCCGTGCCTATCGCCGGGAAGCAATCCAATCCCTGCCGCTCTATGAAGATGGTAAAGAATTCCATCTGGAAGTCATGTTGAAAGCAATTGCATTTGGGTTTAAAATTCGGGAGATACCGGCCATCCTGGAATGGAAGGAATATAAGTATCGGGGTCGGCGTATTGAGCGGAAGAGTTCCTCAAAAGTAAACAAACTGATCGTCTCCCATAGCCTGTTTAGTGTTCTCGCCAATCCTGTACGATATGTCTGGGCCATGAGTTTAATCTCTATGCTCTTGGGAATTATCTCCTTTATCGGTGCTGTGATTCTCTTCTATTTGAAGATGGTATCGGCCTATACAGCTCTGATGAGCTTCTCTCTTATGATTCTGGCCATTCTCTTATTCGTTCTGGGGGTTGTGGTCAAACAAGGCAATATGATTCAACGCGAACTCTGGATATTACAGCGTTACCAGCTCAGTCTCCTTCATGACCGGGATAAGGACCCTGTTTGA